gtccgcctgccgatgcaagggacacgggttcgtgccgcggtccgggaagatcccacatgccgcggaggggctgggcccgtgagccatggctgctgagcctgcgcgtccggagcctgtgctccgcaacgggagaggccacagcagtgagaggcccgcgtactgcaaaaaatatatatatatatagtccgaTTCATGACTGCAGCGTGTGCTGGAGGCGCGAACTCTCCCCCGGGTTCGATCACTGCTGGGAGTCTAGGATTTGCTGGGACAGACATATTAGCCAAGGCTGAAATTTTACAGTATCAAATACTGCATACCCAAATGGGCAGTCTCATGCATAGACCTCAAGATTTTAGTTGAGCCATTTGTCTCTTTGTTATCTTTATGCCTTTGGGGCCATAACCGTGGTTTATCAAAGCTGTTCTCAAAATTtgcagtgggggcttccctggtggcgcagtggttgagagtccgcctgccgatgcgggggacacgggttcgtgccccggtctgggaagatcatcccacatgccgcggagcggctgggcccgtgagccatggccgctgagcctgcgcgtccggagcctgtgctccgcaacgggagaggccacagcagtgagaggcctgcgtgccgcaaaaaaagaaaacttgcaaTGATGTGGAAGTGCGTGTACTTCAGCTGGCAAGTCTAGCAATAAAGCTGTTGCATTTCCCAAAAGAACTTCCGGTCTCCTCCGGAAAATCAGGTACACATTTTCTCAGGAATAGCCTGTGGAGAGACTGTTTGGAATGAGAGTTGCGCTCAAGTCCTAACCTTAAACGAAGACCTAAAAATGTAGAGtattatgcatttaaaatgtaGTCCATTTCACGGCGGCAGTGTGCGCTCACAGACTCAGCTTTCTCCAACTTTGTTCGGTATTTGGAAGGAATCGCTGGATTTGGGCCAGTAATCGAGTATGAAATGGGAAACAATCAGCTGTGAAAAGGGAAAGCTCCTTACCCTCCGAGTGAGCCACAGCCTTTCAAGATTCCATCCTAGGTGTGAGCAGCTGGAGGGCGGGTCTTGTCTCCCTCTGGACACCATCCCCGCCGCTGGGTTAGCCCCGCGCCGCCGAACACCCAGACCCTCAGAAAGAACCCTTGAACTGAATTAAGCCTGACCGAAAGTGAAGAACAAGGTCCAGAAACGGGAAGGTTTAAGGACAGCCTCCGTCTCCGGACACTTTTAAAGATGGCAGATCCTTGACCCCCTTTAGTGGACCGCGTGAATTCCAGGGTTCAGCTAGGCAGGGAGGCGCGCGGCGGGGagtcggcaggcggcctctccctgccctctgGCGGCGCCTCCCGGCAGCGGGAAGGGAAGGGGGCGCGCAGACACCCGCGCACCAGGAGGGGGCAGTCCCTGCGCGTTGGCGCCCCTCCGTGGGGTGGGGACCACAAGTCCACGCCAATCACTCGTGAATCCGGACGAAGTGGGGCCCGAGGGGCTCCGGGTTCATAGATGTGGGGCGTAGAAAGGGGTCAGGTAGGAGGGCCCGAGGAAGGGCGCAAAGGAGCCCCTGGCGGCGGTGGCCGTCAGTGGGAAGGAGGCGGCGGCCGGGAAGAGGACGTTGGCCGCCGAGTAGGAGGGGAAAGTCTGGAAAGGATGCGCGGCCGGGCCCAGCTGACCCGGGCTGGCCCCcgcgccgccgctgccgccgccgccgccgcccgcccccgCCGAAGTCCCAGGCTGGGGCGCGCCAACTCCCGCCTGCGCCGCGCCTTCAGCGCCGGGGTTCTGCTTCTTCCACTTGGTCCTGCGGTTCTGGAACCAAATTTTGACCTGCGTCTCAGTGAGGCTAAGCGATAGCGCGAGGTTCAGGCGCTCGCACACAGACAGGTAGCGCGTGGCCCGGAACTTGTTCTCCAAGGCTACCAGCTGCTCGTACGTGAAGGCGGTGCGCGCGCGCCGCGGCTTGGAGCAGCTGGGCTCTGAGCGCCGGCGCCGGGGCCGCGGGGAGCCCGGCGAGCCCGGGGAGCCCGCGAGGCCGCCCGCGCTGCTCTCTCCCGCCGCCGATGCCGCGGCCCGGGCCTCGGGGGAGCGCGTCCGGGCCTCCTGCAGGCGCGCAGTCCGCTCCCGCAGCTGCCGCCGCCCTGCGTCCTCCAAGTCCTCGTCCTCCGCCTCCTCCGCCTCAGAGCCCTCCAGGGGGGACGCCAAGCCGGCGCCTCGGCCCGCAGCATCTAGGGGAGAAGGGGACGGTGATCAGAAGCCCGGAACTACCCGGCCGGTCCTGGTCCCTAGACCTGGCCCTCGTCCTCCCCAGAGCAGGCAGCTCTCTCTGCCCAAcccagagcccagccctgcccctctccGGAATTGCactccctgccctcacccccacGACCGCTCTTAGTTGCAAGCCCTTTCCAGGAGGTGGGAGTTAGCGTTGTAGTGCCCGCTTTCTCTTCACCCACCTACTACCTAGTAGGCGTCCGAGAAGTGTATTTCGAATGAATGAGTGGCACTCCGCATTAAGAAAGAATAACGACCTTATTGGACAACCTTATCGCTGTACATTAAGACATCTATATGTCAAGTGCGTTTGGGGCTGTCTCCCCAGTCCCTAGAAGCCTATTTTGGCCTGGAACTGCCAGCAATTAAAAAAGAAGTTATTAAGCGCCCCCTCCTCCCTTTTAAAGTGAAATTCCCTCTTTCCCATCTTCTCTCTCCTGCCGTGTTAATAGAGTTTCAGATTTGTGCGGGGCCGGATCGATAGATGTCATCTATTAAAGGTAAGTTTTAATCGAACAATATTAGGATCAGACAGGGAAAAGGGGGTTTGAAGTCGGTACCTGCAAGCTGCGGGTAGGAGATATGCAGGCGCCAGTAATAGAATATCGAtcatgggggtggggaaaggggagagcGGCCCCTGCGAGGGGCGATCCGAACAATTACCAGGCAGACCGCCCAGGCCCAAGCGCAGCCGCCAGAGGCGCCCAGAGCCCCAGACAATCACTGCTAAACTTGGGGAAGGGAAGCGGGGGAGCTGCCGAGACTTCAAGCCTCTCCCTGACCTGAGCCCCCGATCTTTGGCGTCCCTCCAGGGGACCTCGTGCCCGCGCCTCACCCAGCTTGGGTCCTGctgttttttgtctttcctttcagACACAAACTTTCCTGGACCCCTCGTCAGGTGTCCTCCAGAGTTaggagttgtttgtttgtttgtttctgccgcacgcggcttgtgggatcccagttcccccaccagggatcgaacccgtgtcccctgcagtggaaggtggagtcctaatcactggaccgccaaggaattcccagagTTAGGGGTTAAATCAAAAAGGGTTTTGGGGAGAAAGGACCAACAGCCTCCcgtcaccccaccccactccggCCCCAGCCCAGTCAACGATTGGATCTGGGGAGAGTGAGCGTGCGGGGCAGCGGAGTCTCTGCAGCTGTCTCTGGATGGTTGGAAGTGGGCCCTGGGTGCGAAAACCGGACCTCACTGCCTACTAAGACTTCGGACACATGATTCAGCCTCAGCTCCCTCATCCAGAAAATGGAGAGATGATGCTGCCTACCTCGTTAAGGATGCTGTCTACCTCGCAGGTTTCGAAGTTTTTGCTGACTTTATCTCAGTCTCTAGCCCAGGTCCTGGCACATAGGGGACAATTAAATGCCCAATAAATGAATGAGCCTGGACGAGGTGGGCGCTGGGTAAGAGTTTCCTCTGCGAGTAAATCAGAGCTGGGGTGCTTGCTTGCTTGGCGGGTAAGCAGGGACAGGCTTCGGTGGCAAATCCCTGACCCAGGATGCTGGAGGCCCCCTTTCTGCGTCAATTTAATTATGCGCCTGGTCCTGTGCGCCTTCTCCCCTTGGGGAAGACGCCGCTAAGGGCTACTCACCCGATCCAcggccctccctcccaccttcccatcGTATCATGTAAGCTGGGGCTTTCCGGGGCCGGAGGCCGCCTCGCATCCTTACCAGGCGTCTCTCGCTGCCGGGCCGGGTCTCGGCTGGAGTCCTTCCTTGCTTCGGCCTCTGCCAAACTTTTCTTGGCTTCCCGGGGAGCAGGGCGCACGGCTGGGAGCGCAGCGCGGGTGAATTTCTGAGGGTCCAGGATGTCCAGAACCGAGAAGGAGATTTTGTGGTGGGAGGGAGCCGCCTTGGCCCCGCCGTCCTGCCATGCCAGCATGCCCGCCGCTCGCGGGCCGGAGGCCGGCGGCGCGGAGTCCGGAATGGCAGCGCTCGGGCTTGCCTTCGGCTGTGGCTCGGCCGCAGTTCTCAGCCGGTAGGAGGGTCGGGACGGCCAAGagaagctggggaggggggcgTGGAGAGAGCCGCGGGGGGCTGAGCGCGGATTGGCACTTGGGCTGCCCAAGCCCCCGCCAAGTGCAGGGCGCGCTCGCAGCAGCCCCAAGACTAAGGCTCGGGGACCTCTAGCCTCGGCGAGGGGGCGCCTTGGTGAGTCTGATGCGCGCTCCCGCCGGGACAGCGCCGCCGGCTCAGCGCTCCTCCGCCCAACCTGCGGAAACTCGGGGTGCGCGAGGGAGGGAAGTCCGGACGCTTTCGTCCCGGAGATCCTCCCAATACACCCACCCTGACTTGGGCTACGATTTGCACCCTTCCCCCAGTGCACCCGCCTTTGAATTGGAAATGCAATTGAGGCCAGCACTGATAACTTCAAGGCAACGCTCAGCACATCTCCTGCCTCGCCAGTGAATCACAGCAATGGCCTCAGTCCTGATCACCTCGGATTTAAAAGCCCTCATGTTCTCAcagtttacagtttacaaagccctTAGACTTGCGCGATCTCGTTTGATCCTCTGAGCATCCCTGTGCGGTGGGCGTGGCCTGGCAAGACTATTATCCCAGCtttaagatgaggaaattaaggttcAAAGATGAGAAGTGACGTCGCCCAGGGTCACTGTTAGTTGGTGACAGAGTCCGGATTCGAACCCAGGGCTTCTTTCCCGGACCATTATTCTTTTCAGTACGTCCTGCTCGCTAGGAAATAACGAAAGAAAGTCCCGCACTGTGTCAGAGGTTTTTCCTTCCACTCTGGAGGTCAGAGGGCAGCAGGGGTTTTGGAGAGATGTCTGAACCCCCACCAAGAGGACTTGCCGCTTTGGAAACCTTGCGGGTTGCGGTCTCAGAGCCAGGTGAGATGCCCTGGTGAGGGCAGGTGAGCCAGGTGAGGGTGGCTGCCCTGGCCTGCAGGGACGCCGAGCACAATGCCTGATGCCCTTCAGGCCTTCTTCAGAGTCACAGGTTTGATCACGTGCACAGATATTGGGTCTCTGGGAATCAGGCTGCATCTTTGACCCTCATCCTCCCCCTAGCCCCAAGAAGAAAAAGGTTAAAAGGTGTTTGCCTGGTTTGGATTTAAGGTCAAAGAACAGAGACAATTGTAAAAGCTTCCATTTGCCCCACCAAGTCCCGTGGGATGGTGTACATCAGTCCTTGGGGAAGCTTCCACCAGCCAGGCCCTTCTTaacattcttttgttcccttttgtTGTTTGGGGAGAAGTCTGAGCGCTAAGCATTTATCTCAGCGGCAGATTCTGAGGCTTCTACCCCTCTGCCCAGAACTACCTCTAAGGCTGTTGTCCCTTTCTTCCCTGCCCCATGGGGTTTCCAAACAATGACTTGGCAATTAAGATTGTCCGGTCAGGTAGGAGtaggaaggggaggagaaaccTTCTCACTGAAGTgcgtgggggaggagggaggggtgtgtgCTGCTAATCCCCTCGGTTATTGTAGAGAAGGTCTTACAGGCCAGCTTCTAGGAGCTTTTCTCATTCAAACTTCGTGGCCCCTCCCAGAGGCGGCCACTGTATTCCCTGGGGACTTTAAAGCCCTGCCGAAATTCAAGCCAGCTTCAGTCCTAAAGCAGAGATGGATTGTGCTTTTAAAAGGAAATCAGAACAGGAAGTGCCCTGGCCAAGCCCAATGGACCACCTCCCATCAGAGGGAATGTGGGCCTTGGGAAAACCAAAGCAGGTGGCCATGGCACTAAACCGTGGTACCCAGGAACATGGATTGCCAATCACAGAACCTTCCAGATCACAGATAGagtactttgttttttgttttgacaaGTCTTTCTCACTCAGTTCtcacttgatttaaaaaaaaaaaaaccttcttaaacaacaagatcctactgtatagtacagggaactgtgttcaatatcctgtgataaaccataatggaaaagaatatgaaaaataatgtttatatgtataactgagtcactttgctgtacagcagaaattaacacaacattgtaaatcaagtatacttcaataaaataaaatttttaaaaaatctttcttttctttctccctccccactgaTCCCAGTCCCCTTTTACATTTTTCCACCCacattcatattttttcatatttaggtTCTTCAAGGTAGCTAGATATAGATCTCTTTAAGGGAGCTCCAGAATGGATGTTTCGGGCATCCCATGGTCCCTCTTCTTATCTGTTCTGTAAGAAATATTGAAACCACTTTCACAGGAAGGTGGGCTGGCATTCCAGAGGGCACCGAATGCCCCCAACCAGAGGGACATGTAAGGCGCAGAAGCCAGGGCAGGCCAAACCTGGgtcattttcatttcactttatCAATTGTCTCCAAAAATTTTGTTCAAATAGTATGAATCATTTTTCCTTTGAGGTCCACAGGTGTTAAATACAGAAAAGGAGCAGAGAAAGTAGAAGCAACAAATTGGAAAGTCAAGAACACATAAAGGCCCTGTGCTTTAAGACTGTGAATCTGTAAGAACTCCTGttagttgtctttcttttttccttgtcctTTATTTCTGATATATGCGTTCAGTGCAGCACAAGGTTATCTGAACCCTTGCACTCAGGACTTGGCATCTGGAGACAGACGCCACAAGAAACAGCGCGGTGTCGCCCATCGACATTGCAGGAATAGAAAATGCTCCCTCTTATTCACCCACAGCTTAAAGAGAAGCGCCCCACCCAAAGAACAGGTTAAATTCTTCAACTTGGTGAGGGGAGAGCGTGCCTTGGGGAATTGTGTTTCTGGCCACCTGCTTTGTAAATGACTAGAAGACAGTGAGACTTCATATAGGAACAATTTGGAGATGTGTTGACTTGCTAACGTCCTCATGCGTGTATTTATACACAAGGTGTTCCTATGTAATAAGGATATCCATAGCCAGCAAGCCACTTTCCCCCTGTGCACGGAGTTGATTTGTGTTTTCAGCGTGGGCATTAAAATTCCGCCTGAGTGCTGTCTTTAAATTGCTTTGATGCTaggtgggttccatccctgaccTGTCCTGATGGCAAGTGATGGCTGTAACAAGCTCGGGATCAATATTCATAGCGGGTGTCCTGGGCTGATAACACTATCCAAGACAATGTTCACTATCAGTGCAGACAGCTGAGATATTGCGCCATTAGGGATGTCGTGTTAAATAACCTGATCTATTTCTGGGGCTATTTAATGAATTTCACAGTTTAGATAGTATCTTTAAGGAGAAGGCAAAGTCTATTCCGGAGGCACTGATGCAAATCAACGGTGCCAAGCTTGCCGAGCTATTCCACAAACAAAGTGGCCCATAATTCCAGCACAGCC
This window of the Orcinus orca chromosome 14, mOrcOrc1.1, whole genome shotgun sequence genome carries:
- the NKX1-2 gene encoding NK1 transcription factor-related protein 2 encodes the protein MLAWQDGGAKAAPSHHKISFSVLDILDPQKFTRAALPAVRPAPREAKKSLAEAEARKDSSRDPARQRETPDAAGRGAGLASPLEGSEAEEAEDEDLEDAGRRQLRERTARLQEARTRSPEARAAASAAGESSAGGLAGSPGSPGSPRPRRRRSEPSCSKPRRARTAFTYEQLVALENKFRATRYLSVCERLNLALSLSLTETQVKIWFQNRRTKWKKQNPGAEGAAQAGVGAPQPGTSAGAGGGGGGSGGAGASPGQLGPAAHPFQTFPSYSAANVLFPAAASFPLTATAARGSFAPFLGPSYLTPFYAPHL